A stretch of the Sphingomonas sp. CL5.1 genome encodes the following:
- a CDS encoding LysR family transcriptional regulator, which translates to MARELPALDIRQLHYFLTLAEEGSISSAAAALHMAQPSLSENLTRLESKLGVQLVVRSGRGVTLTEAGQLLAERGRGIVDAAAQAISDIRHAGSEARGLVSIGLPPSLGLLLSVPLAETIRSEYPDVRLRISEGLSGDITEWVENDRIDLGCVYEVRDNRELLFRPLLAEKLFLISAPDNLPEHVNLDDPDAPTIRGIDLRALPLALPAASHGARKVVERFARAAGIALNVVVEIDSLPQIVTMATRASAYTIVPHAAVIDEVAAGTVRAIEIVEPTMTRTAYLLRKRTRPITRASQAVQQSIAVIVREMIERFQLDATVIDEAGRGAAGHEREKT; encoded by the coding sequence ATGGCAAGAGAGCTACCGGCATTGGATATCCGCCAGCTTCATTACTTCCTGACGCTGGCCGAGGAAGGATCGATCTCCTCGGCGGCGGCGGCGCTGCACATGGCGCAGCCGTCGCTGTCGGAGAACCTGACGCGGCTGGAAAGCAAGCTGGGCGTGCAGCTTGTCGTGCGCAGCGGGCGCGGGGTGACGTTGACCGAGGCGGGGCAATTGCTCGCCGAGCGCGGGCGCGGGATCGTCGATGCCGCCGCGCAGGCGATCAGCGATATCCGCCACGCCGGCTCCGAGGCGCGCGGCCTCGTCTCGATCGGGTTGCCGCCGTCGCTCGGCCTGCTGCTCAGCGTGCCGCTCGCGGAAACGATCCGCAGCGAATATCCCGACGTGCGGCTGCGCATCTCGGAGGGATTGTCCGGCGACATCACCGAATGGGTGGAGAACGACCGGATCGACCTCGGCTGCGTCTATGAGGTGCGCGACAACCGCGAGTTGCTGTTCCGGCCGCTGCTGGCCGAAAAGCTGTTCCTGATCAGCGCGCCGGACAATCTGCCCGAGCATGTCAATCTGGACGATCCCGATGCGCCGACGATCCGGGGCATCGATTTGCGCGCGCTGCCGCTGGCGCTGCCTGCCGCGTCGCACGGCGCGCGCAAGGTGGTCGAGCGGTTCGCCCGCGCCGCCGGCATCGCGCTGAACGTGGTGGTCGAGATCGATTCGCTGCCGCAGATCGTCACCATGGCGACGCGCGCGAGCGCCTATACGATTGTGCCGCACGCGGCGGTGATCGACGAGGTGGCGGCCGGCACCGTCCGCGCGATCGAGATCGTCGAACCGACCATGACGCGCACCGCTTACCTCCTGCGCAAGCGGACGCGCCCGATCACCCGCGCCAGCCAGGCGGTGCAGCAATCCATCGCCGTCATCGTGCGCGAGATGATCGAGCGCTTCCAGCTCGACGCCACCGTGATCGACGAGGCCGGGCGCGGGGCCGCCGGACACGAGAGGGAGAAAACGTGA
- a CDS encoding AMP-binding protein, producing the protein MAGDERDIWRPDDREIEQAEVTALARAFGVEDYDALHRVSLERPGDYWMRVIDALGIVWSRRPDGYVRFDRGPEFPDWFPGGELNWVDTVLAWCADPRTSGNRAVVAEREDGAVRSLTFAELGAAVRRFAAGLRALGVKRGDRVGLLTENGVEATVSLLALSCVGAIVVPLFSGFGTDAIVSRLEPSGVSTLIATTGFDRRGKRVDLVGPVREAASQLPSIGRIIWKSVEGEPVPAGGTGWHEVALTVDDGMPAERMSPSDPFMVIYTSGTTGKPKGAVHTHGGFPLKIAHDSLVHFNVGPGKVYCWPADMGWIAGTLVLASALLRGATLVCYDGAPDYPDWSRMSRVVERHGVTHYGSAPTLIRGLAANEALALSGDRSTVELLITAGEGIDPEHFLWFQRRFGTDAPVINYTGGTEVSGALLSSVVVKPIRPAGFNTGSPGVDVVVLDAEGRPVIGEVGELSVRRAFVGMTQSFWQDDERYLDSYWRTVPATWVHGDLAMEMEDGSFFMLGRSDDTLKVAGKRLGPAEVEEVVLELEAVSEAAAIGVPDATKGEKLIVFVIAMPGWSGDEEQLGDTVAAHVADRLGKPFKPSRVHLVRQLPKTRSSKVMRRVIKRIWTGQPLGDLSALDNPGAIDELQSVKAEGR; encoded by the coding sequence ATGGCTGGCGACGAACGGGACATATGGCGGCCGGACGACCGCGAGATCGAGCAGGCGGAGGTCACCGCGCTGGCCCGTGCCTTCGGGGTCGAGGATTATGACGCGCTGCACCGGGTCTCGCTGGAGCGGCCCGGCGATTACTGGATGCGAGTGATCGATGCGCTCGGCATCGTCTGGTCGCGGCGGCCCGACGGCTATGTCCGCTTCGATCGCGGACCGGAATTCCCGGACTGGTTCCCCGGCGGCGAGCTGAACTGGGTTGATACCGTGCTGGCATGGTGCGCCGACCCGCGCACCTCGGGCAATCGCGCGGTCGTCGCGGAACGCGAGGACGGCGCGGTCCGCTCGCTGACTTTCGCCGAGCTGGGCGCGGCGGTGCGGCGTTTCGCCGCCGGGCTGCGCGCGCTGGGCGTGAAGCGTGGCGACCGCGTCGGCCTGCTGACCGAGAACGGCGTGGAGGCGACCGTCTCGCTGCTCGCTTTATCCTGTGTCGGTGCGATCGTCGTGCCGTTGTTCAGCGGCTTCGGCACCGACGCGATCGTCTCGCGGCTGGAGCCGAGCGGGGTGTCGACGTTGATCGCCACCACCGGCTTCGACCGGCGCGGCAAGCGCGTCGATCTGGTCGGGCCGGTGCGGGAGGCCGCCAGCCAGCTTCCATCTATCGGCCGAATCATCTGGAAGAGCGTCGAGGGCGAGCCAGTACCGGCCGGCGGGACAGGCTGGCATGAGGTTGCCTTGACTGTGGACGACGGCATGCCGGCGGAGCGCATGTCGCCGTCCGACCCGTTCATGGTGATCTACACCTCCGGCACCACCGGCAAGCCGAAGGGCGCGGTGCATACCCACGGCGGCTTCCCGCTGAAGATCGCGCATGACTCGTTGGTCCATTTCAACGTCGGGCCGGGCAAGGTCTATTGCTGGCCGGCGGACATGGGATGGATCGCGGGCACCTTGGTCCTGGCGAGCGCGCTGCTGCGCGGGGCGACGTTGGTCTGCTATGATGGCGCGCCCGATTATCCCGACTGGTCGCGGATGAGCCGCGTGGTGGAGCGGCACGGCGTGACGCATTACGGATCGGCGCCGACCTTGATCCGGGGCCTTGCCGCGAACGAGGCGCTCGCCCTGTCCGGCGACCGATCGACGGTGGAGCTGCTCATCACGGCGGGCGAGGGGATCGACCCGGAGCATTTCCTGTGGTTCCAGCGGCGCTTCGGGACCGACGCGCCGGTCATCAACTATACCGGCGGGACGGAGGTGTCGGGCGCACTGCTTTCGAGCGTGGTCGTCAAGCCGATCCGTCCGGCGGGGTTCAACACCGGCTCGCCGGGCGTCGACGTCGTGGTGCTCGACGCGGAGGGCAGGCCGGTGATCGGCGAGGTCGGGGAGCTTTCCGTGCGCCGCGCCTTCGTCGGCATGACGCAATCCTTCTGGCAGGACGACGAGCGCTATCTCGACAGCTACTGGCGCACGGTGCCCGCCACATGGGTCCACGGCGATCTGGCGATGGAGATGGAGGACGGCTCGTTCTTCATGCTCGGCCGCTCGGACGATACGCTCAAGGTGGCCGGCAAGCGGCTCGGCCCGGCGGAGGTCGAGGAAGTGGTGCTGGAGCTGGAGGCGGTGAGCGAGGCCGCCGCGATCGGCGTGCCGGATGCCACCAAGGGCGAGAAGCTGATCGTGTTCGTGATCGCCATGCCGGGCTGGTCGGGCGATGAGGAACAACTCGGCGACACGGTGGCCGCGCATGTCGCGGACCGGCTGGGCAAGCCGTTTAAGCCATCGCGCGTCCACCTCGTCCGGCAATTGCCCAAGACGCGCAGTTCCAAGGTGATGCGCCGCGTCATCAAGCGCATCTGGACCGGCCAGCCGCTCGGCGACCTCTCCGCGCTCGACAATCCGGGCGCGATCGATGAACTGCAATCGGTGAAGGCCGAAGGGAGATGA
- a CDS encoding enoyl-CoA hydratase/isomerase family protein, producing MSDRYAHYKAFDFDWPAPGVLRLTFNRPDRLNTLDKQGHVEITEIWRELNADPEVRAVILCGAGRAFSAGGDFSLVQELTESYAAKVRVWQEARDLVFNILDCTKPIVSAIQGAAVGAGLVAGLLADISIAGKSARLADGHTRLGVAAGDHAVILWPLLCSMAKAKYHLLLCDPVGGEEAERIGLVSLCVEDADLQDKAVEIATCLANGAPTAIRFTKHALNNWMRTAGPAFDASLALEMLGFGGPEAREGLASFREKRAPDFTRE from the coding sequence GTGAGCGACCGTTATGCGCACTACAAGGCGTTCGATTTCGACTGGCCCGCGCCGGGGGTGCTGCGGCTTACGTTCAACCGGCCGGACCGGCTGAACACGCTCGACAAGCAGGGGCATGTCGAGATCACCGAGATCTGGCGCGAGCTGAACGCCGATCCCGAGGTGCGCGCGGTGATCCTGTGCGGCGCCGGGCGCGCCTTTTCCGCCGGCGGGGATTTCTCGCTGGTCCAGGAACTGACCGAGAGTTACGCCGCCAAGGTGCGCGTGTGGCAGGAAGCGCGCGACCTGGTGTTCAACATCCTCGATTGCACCAAACCGATCGTCTCCGCGATCCAGGGCGCGGCGGTGGGTGCCGGGCTGGTAGCGGGATTGCTCGCGGACATCTCGATCGCGGGCAAGAGCGCGCGGCTGGCGGACGGCCACACCCGGCTCGGCGTCGCGGCGGGGGATCATGCGGTGATCCTGTGGCCGCTGCTGTGCAGCATGGCGAAGGCCAAATATCATCTTTTGCTGTGCGATCCCGTTGGCGGCGAGGAGGCGGAGCGGATCGGCCTCGTCTCGCTGTGCGTCGAGGATGCCGATTTGCAGGACAAGGCGGTGGAGATCGCGACCTGCCTTGCCAACGGCGCGCCGACAGCGATCCGCTTCACCAAGCACGCGCTCAACAACTGGATGCGCACCGCCGGCCCGGCGTTCGACGCGTCGCTGGCGCTGGAGATGCTGGGCTTCGGCGGACCGGAGGCGCGCGAGGGGCTCGCCTCGTTCCGCGAGAAGCGCGCGCCGGATTTCACGCGGGAGTGA
- a CDS encoding aldehyde dehydrogenase yields MRDAPVWGDLYIGGQWVAPGDGEVIDTIDPSTGRLWAKVAVGGAADIDRAVAAAREAFEGPWRRMPAWERAGLIRRFAELYREQAPRLAELETRDCGRAIRETRADVGAHAQWYHWFASLADKAEGRTMPLDADIHAFTTRVPVGVVGAVTPWNVPLLTACWKLGTALAAGCTVVLKPSEFTAVTSLELARIVEAAGLPPGVVNVVPGRGADAGARLVAHPGVDKISFTGSGATARRMLRDGADTLKRFTFELGGKAAHILFDDCDLEAAINAATSSAWAHCGQACALGSRVLAQRAIYDRVVDAFRERQRRVRVGMPLEEATHMGPQAHEAQLAKTLSYVEIGRRDGAELVAGGRRLEGALAGGYFVEPTVFAGVGNHMRIAREEIFGPVAAIIPFDDEEEAIAIANDSEFGLTAGLWTRDVGRALRVSQRIESGVVWVNTYRYIRWSTPYGGFRASGWGRENGSDALDAYQETRTTIISAAGQFADAYR; encoded by the coding sequence ATGCGGGATGCGCCGGTCTGGGGCGATCTCTATATTGGCGGCCAATGGGTCGCGCCCGGCGACGGGGAGGTGATCGACACGATCGACCCCTCGACCGGCCGGCTGTGGGCGAAGGTCGCGGTGGGCGGCGCGGCCGATATCGATCGCGCGGTGGCGGCGGCGCGCGAGGCGTTCGAGGGACCGTGGCGGCGGATGCCGGCATGGGAGCGCGCGGGGCTGATCCGGCGCTTCGCCGAACTCTATCGCGAGCAGGCGCCGCGCCTTGCCGAGCTGGAGACGCGCGACTGCGGCCGCGCGATCCGCGAGACGCGGGCAGACGTGGGCGCGCACGCGCAATGGTATCACTGGTTCGCCTCCCTCGCCGACAAGGCGGAGGGGCGGACGATGCCGCTCGACGCGGACATCCATGCCTTCACCACCAGGGTGCCGGTCGGCGTGGTCGGCGCGGTGACGCCGTGGAACGTGCCGCTGCTCACCGCTTGCTGGAAGCTGGGGACGGCGCTGGCGGCGGGCTGCACGGTGGTGCTCAAGCCATCGGAATTCACCGCCGTCACGTCGCTGGAGCTGGCGCGGATCGTGGAGGCGGCGGGGCTGCCGCCGGGCGTGGTCAACGTCGTGCCGGGCAGGGGAGCGGACGCCGGCGCGCGGCTGGTGGCGCATCCCGGTGTCGACAAGATCAGCTTCACCGGATCGGGCGCGACCGCGCGGCGGATGCTGCGCGACGGCGCGGACACGCTGAAGCGCTTCACCTTCGAGCTTGGCGGCAAGGCGGCGCATATCCTGTTCGACGATTGCGATCTGGAGGCGGCGATCAACGCCGCGACCTCCTCCGCCTGGGCGCATTGCGGGCAGGCCTGCGCGCTCGGTTCGCGCGTGCTGGCGCAGCGCGCGATATACGATCGGGTGGTCGATGCGTTTCGCGAGCGGCAGCGCCGGGTGCGGGTCGGGATGCCGCTGGAGGAGGCGACGCACATGGGGCCGCAGGCGCATGAGGCGCAACTCGCCAAGACGCTCTCCTATGTCGAGATCGGGCGGCGGGACGGCGCGGAGCTGGTCGCCGGCGGGCGGCGGCTGGAGGGGGCGCTGGCCGGCGGCTATTTCGTCGAGCCGACGGTGTTCGCGGGCGTCGGCAACCATATGCGCATCGCCCGCGAGGAGATTTTCGGCCCCGTCGCCGCGATCATCCCGTTCGACGACGAGGAGGAGGCGATCGCCATCGCCAACGACAGCGAGTTCGGGCTGACCGCCGGCCTGTGGACGCGCGACGTGGGGCGGGCGCTACGCGTCTCGCAGCGGATCGAGTCGGGCGTCGTATGGGTCAACACCTATCGCTATATCCGCTGGTCGACGCCCTATGGCGGGTTCCGCGCGAGCGGCTGGGGGCGCGAGAACGGCAGCGACGCGCTCGATGCCTACCAGGAGACGCGCACCACCATCATCAGCGCCGCGGGGCAGTTCGCCGACGCCTATCGCTGA
- a CDS encoding MmgE/PrpD family protein, with product MTQTIIERLADFTEGTAIGALPSEVIEECKLIILDSIGCALAAVDQPKGRAGIEYGRLTGGGAGTATIIGASDKVSVFGAAFANGELINTLDMDAVLPPGHVCPYVLPGALAMAEQERASGAALIEATALAHEMSYRLGKAMDYLRDTRDGKVHPPEIYGYSSTVFGATAAILKVKGAKAGTIAHALGIAGCIAPTQSQAAWFQHAPSSTIKYLQAGVLTQAAFNAAYMAELGHRGDVMVLDDRQYGFPRFIGTKRWEPAAITDALGDAWRFTAEQAYKPYPHCRILHALVDAMTGILDAHDIKPAEIERINAYVEGFVEQPVWLNRTIEHVHDAQFSIAHGLAVAAHRVKPGKAWMDEELVFGPSVMGLMGRVTHQVHPDYVKLLEGNAASRPAIIEITARGQTFRGERRYPRGSKAPEEGVALTVDELVAKFRHNAEGVITPMQADRCIDAALSLETLTDVGVLMDNARPVRAAATLAA from the coding sequence ATGACGCAGACCATTATCGAGCGCCTGGCGGATTTCACCGAGGGCACGGCGATCGGCGCGCTGCCGTCTGAAGTGATCGAGGAATGCAAGCTCATCATCCTCGATTCGATCGGCTGCGCGCTGGCGGCGGTCGATCAGCCCAAGGGGCGCGCGGGGATCGAATACGGCCGGTTGACCGGCGGCGGCGCGGGCACCGCGACGATCATCGGGGCGAGCGACAAGGTATCGGTGTTCGGCGCCGCCTTCGCCAACGGCGAGCTGATCAACACGCTCGACATGGATGCGGTGCTGCCGCCGGGGCATGTCTGCCCCTATGTCCTGCCCGGCGCGCTGGCGATGGCCGAGCAGGAGCGGGCGAGCGGCGCGGCGCTGATCGAAGCGACCGCGCTGGCGCATGAGATGTCCTACCGGCTCGGCAAGGCGATGGATTACCTGCGCGATACGCGGGATGGAAAGGTCCATCCGCCGGAAATCTACGGCTACAGCAGCACGGTGTTCGGCGCGACCGCCGCGATCCTCAAGGTGAAGGGCGCGAAGGCGGGGACGATCGCCCATGCGCTCGGCATCGCCGGCTGCATTGCGCCGACGCAATCGCAGGCGGCATGGTTCCAGCACGCGCCCAGCTCGACGATCAAATATCTCCAGGCCGGCGTGCTGACGCAGGCGGCGTTCAACGCGGCCTATATGGCGGAGCTGGGGCATCGCGGCGATGTGATGGTGCTGGACGACCGGCAATATGGCTTCCCGCGCTTCATCGGCACGAAAAGGTGGGAGCCGGCGGCGATCACCGATGCGTTGGGCGATGCGTGGCGCTTCACGGCGGAACAGGCGTACAAGCCGTATCCGCACTGCCGCATCCTCCACGCGCTGGTCGATGCGATGACCGGGATCCTCGACGCGCATGATATCAAGCCGGCGGAGATCGAGCGGATCAACGCCTATGTCGAGGGGTTCGTCGAGCAGCCGGTGTGGCTCAACCGCACGATCGAGCATGTCCATGACGCGCAGTTCAGCATCGCCCACGGCCTCGCGGTGGCGGCGCATCGGGTGAAGCCGGGGAAGGCGTGGATGGACGAGGAACTGGTGTTCGGCCCATCGGTGATGGGGCTGATGGGCCGGGTGACGCATCAGGTCCACCCCGATTACGTCAAGCTGCTGGAGGGCAATGCCGCCAGCCGCCCGGCGATCATCGAGATCACCGCGCGTGGACAGACCTTCCGTGGGGAGCGGCGTTATCCGCGCGGCAGCAAGGCGCCGGAGGAAGGCGTGGCGCTGACGGTGGACGAACTGGTCGCCAAGTTCCGCCACAATGCGGAAGGGGTCATCACCCCCATGCAGGCGGATCGGTGCATCGATGCGGCTCTGTCCCTGGAGACGCTGACCGATGTCGGGGTGCTGATGGACAACGCCCGTCCCGTGCGCGCGGCGGCGACGCTCGCGGCATGA